The Nitrosomonas sp. PY1 genomic sequence CCAATAAATATAGTGCGAATTCTACAGGTTTTTCTGTGGATCTTTTGATTTTGCTCGCAGCAAGACAAGCGCGACAATGCATAGTAATCCAGCCAATAGTAATATTGGATAATTACCGCGACGCACATACGGTGTGGTTCCGGTGAAGCCTTGCACAGCGCTATGCAGCGCTGCGGTGGTGAAAATCTCTATGCTTTGCAACACTTGTCCACGCTCATCAATGATCGCGGTAACGCCGGTGTTCGTTGCGCGAAGCATATATCGTCCGGTTTCCAATGCACGCATTTGCGAAATTTGTAAATGTTGTTGTGGTCCGATTGAGCGGCCGAACCATGCGTCATTGCTGACGTTGACAAGTAAGGTTGCATCAGGGAGTTGCTTGATGATTTCTTCACCAAATGCGTCTTCATAACAAATATTAATGGCGATTCTTTGCCCTGCTAGATACATTGGTTTTTGGTCGAGGCTGCCGCGCGAAAAATCAGATAATGGAATTTGTAATATATGGACGATCCATCCAAAAACTGCTTTTAAGGGAATATATTCACCGAAAGGTACCAGATGGTATTTGCGATAACTTTGTTCAGGCGCAGAACCAAAGCTGAACATGGTATTGTAGTATTCCCCTTGATTGGTTCCGTGTTCAGCTAAGCCAATTAATACATCGCCATTGTTGTTGCGCGCATGTTCCGCTAATTGTGCTACATATCTTGCAGGTACGACGTTGCTAAAAAGTGGAATGGAGATTTCCGGCGTGACGATTAACTGGCTTGGGCTTTCCAGAATCAGTTTTTTATAAATTTCCATGGTGTTTTCAATATGGTCATCTCGCCACTTTAAGTCTTGCGAGATATTTCCTTGTAGCAGGCTAACTGTGATTGGTTCTCCTTGAGGGCTGGTCCAGTCAATCATTTGCAAAATATAACTACTCAACCAAATCAAAACGAGCAGAGACCCATAGCGCAGTGCTTTTAGCCTATTTTCAATGCAAAGAAAAAGCAGTGCAGAGCTTAATACTAATAAAAAGGAAATTCCATATACGCCAATAATCGGTGCAAAACCTACCAAAGGACTTGAGGGTGCTTGTGAATATCCTACCGCCAACCATGGAAAGCCCGTGAATAATGTGCCACGCAACCATTCAAATAGTATCCATAGTGCGGCAGCAACGCATGACCATAATAAAGCGGATGAGATTCGAAGACGAGTTAGGATATACAGACTCAATGCCGGAAATAATGACATATAAGCGCATAGTATCATTAATACAACAATTGCAATATGTGTCGGCATTGCACCAAAATCATGCAAACTGACATAAAGCCAAGTGACCCCTGCCGAGAATAATCCCATGCCGAAGCTGAAGCCTAGTAAGCTTGTTTGCCACGCCGATTGGTTGTTGCGACAGAATTTCAACA encodes the following:
- the lnt gene encoding apolipoprotein N-acyltransferase translates to MTEFYRIKLIIAAILGAVTVLGFAPFYLFPIPVVTLALLLKFCRNNQSAWQTSLLGFSFGMGLFSAGVTWLYVSLHDFGAMPTHIAIVVLMILCAYMSLFPALSLYILTRLRISSALLWSCVAAALWILFEWLRGTLFTGFPWLAVGYSQAPSSPLVGFAPIIGVYGISFLLVLSSALLFLCIENRLKALRYGSLLVLIWLSSYILQMIDWTSPQGEPITVSLLQGNISQDLKWRDDHIENTMEIYKKLILESPSQLIVTPEISIPLFSNVVPARYVAQLAEHARNNNGDVLIGLAEHGTNQGEYYNTMFSFGSAPEQSYRKYHLVPFGEYIPLKAVFGWIVHILQIPLSDFSRGSLDQKPMYLAGQRIAINICYEDAFGEEIIKQLPDATLLVNVSNDAWFGRSIGPQQHLQISQMRALETGRYMLRATNTGVTAIIDERGQVLQSIEIFTTAALHSAVQGFTGTTPYVRRGNYPILLLAGLLCIVALVLLRAKSKDPQKNL